A single genomic interval of Sphingopyxis sp. CCNWLW2 harbors:
- a CDS encoding ArsR/SmtB family transcription factor, producing MSELIDIFRALADPTRLRVVALLREMELAIGELAVVLDQSQPRVSRHVRILVEAGIVERRREGSWVFLRIANGGPVADIIGQAEKWPFSARETRVIAHDARRLAAVRDERAASAERYFAEHAAEWDAIRSRHVAESEVEAAMLAMMHNRRLGHLLDIGTGTGRMAEIFAPTARRITALDRSPEMLRIARTKLAGQSVPVDLLQGDFLNLPVADASIDSIVIHQALHFAHEPDRVIAEASRVLRGGGHLLVVDFAPHEDEELRNFAAHARLGFSDAQIRGWFASAGLLLENTQTLEGGELAVKLWLGRRRSDEDQPPVIGDGQNKRLAA from the coding sequence ATGAGCGAGCTGATCGACATTTTCCGTGCCCTCGCGGACCCGACGCGATTGCGAGTCGTCGCGCTTTTGCGCGAGATGGAGCTCGCGATCGGCGAATTGGCGGTCGTGCTCGACCAAAGCCAGCCGCGCGTGTCGCGCCATGTCCGGATCCTTGTCGAGGCCGGGATCGTCGAGCGGCGGCGCGAAGGAAGCTGGGTTTTCCTGCGCATCGCGAACGGCGGGCCGGTCGCCGACATTATCGGGCAAGCCGAAAAATGGCCCTTCTCCGCGCGTGAGACGCGGGTCATCGCGCATGATGCGCGGCGGCTGGCGGCGGTGCGCGACGAGCGCGCCGCGTCCGCCGAACGCTATTTCGCCGAACATGCCGCCGAATGGGATGCGATCCGCTCGCGTCACGTCGCCGAAAGCGAGGTCGAGGCTGCGATGCTGGCGATGATGCACAACCGCCGGCTCGGGCACCTGCTCGACATCGGCACCGGCACCGGCCGGATGGCCGAAATCTTCGCGCCGACCGCGCGCCGCATCACCGCGCTCGATCGCAGCCCCGAAATGCTGCGCATCGCGCGCACCAAGCTGGCGGGGCAATCGGTTCCCGTCGACCTGCTCCAGGGCGACTTCCTGAATTTGCCGGTCGCCGACGCGAGCATCGACAGCATCGTCATCCATCAGGCGCTGCATTTCGCGCACGAGCCCGACCGCGTGATCGCCGAGGCGAGCCGCGTGCTGCGCGGCGGCGGCCATTTGCTCGTCGTCGACTTTGCGCCGCACGAGGATGAAGAGTTGCGTAACTTTGCGGCGCACGCACGCCTCGGCTTTTCGGACGCGCAGATCCGCGGCTGGTTCGCGTCGGCCGGGCTGCTGCTGGAAAATACCCAGACGCTGGAAGGTGGGGAGCTGGCCGTGAAGCTATGGCTCGGCCGCCGTCGCAGCGATGAAGATCAACCTCCCGTCATTGGTGACGGACAAAATAAAAGGCTTGCGGCATGA
- a CDS encoding right-handed parallel beta-helix repeat-containing protein, which translates to MFKAIFRRPLLPLFALPLLLAPVPLPAQSGVAPYSVDGRSFGRLQDAVDAIGEGEGTIRVAAGYHRDCAVQTAGRIAFVAVEPGRAIFDGVTCEGKAALVLRGARARVDGIVFQNMRVPDGNGAGIRLERSNLDVVNSLFRGSEEGILTADDPAATLTIDRSTFSRLGRCDRGLSCAHSVYTGVYGRVVVTRTRFEKGSGGHYLKTRSPRVEIRDNSFDDTQGTATNYLIDLPAGSTGRIANNLMIQGRDKENYGALIAIAAEARDNPSRGLVIEGNRASVPQGTGRKTLFVADWSGEALAIGPNELGPGLTRFEKISG; encoded by the coding sequence ATGTTCAAGGCAATTTTCCGTCGGCCGTTGCTGCCGCTCTTCGCCCTCCCGCTGCTCCTCGCGCCGGTGCCGCTGCCCGCGCAGTCGGGCGTCGCACCCTACAGCGTCGATGGCCGCAGTTTCGGACGGCTGCAGGACGCCGTCGATGCGATCGGCGAGGGCGAGGGCACGATCCGCGTCGCCGCGGGCTATCATCGCGACTGCGCGGTGCAGACCGCGGGCCGTATCGCTTTCGTCGCGGTCGAACCCGGCCGGGCGATCTTCGACGGCGTGACGTGCGAGGGCAAGGCGGCGCTGGTGCTGCGCGGCGCCCGGGCGCGCGTCGACGGGATCGTGTTCCAGAATATGCGCGTCCCCGACGGCAATGGCGCGGGCATCCGCCTCGAACGAAGTAATCTCGACGTCGTGAACAGCCTGTTCCGGGGCAGCGAGGAAGGCATCCTCACCGCTGACGATCCGGCGGCGACGCTGACGATCGACCGTTCGACCTTCTCGCGCCTCGGCCGCTGCGACCGCGGCCTCAGCTGCGCGCACAGCGTCTACACCGGCGTCTACGGCCGCGTCGTCGTCACGCGCACGCGCTTCGAGAAGGGCAGCGGCGGCCATTATCTCAAGACCCGCTCGCCGCGCGTCGAAATCCGCGACAACAGCTTCGACGATACGCAGGGCACCGCGACCAATTACCTGATCGACCTGCCTGCGGGATCGACCGGGCGGATCGCAAACAACCTGATGATCCAGGGACGCGACAAGGAAAATTACGGGGCGCTGATCGCGATCGCGGCCGAGGCGCGCGACAATCCGTCGCGCGGGCTGGTCATCGAAGGCAATCGTGCGAGCGTTCCGCAAGGCACCGGCCGCAAGACGCTCTTCGTCGCCGACTGGAGCGGCGAGGCGCTGGCGATCGGGCCGAACGAACTCGGGCCGGGGCTGACCCGCTTCGAAAAAATATCGGGTTAG
- the metF gene encoding methylenetetrahydrofolate reductase: MTSNLNSLAEARRAAASPLFANLEGDIGVSFEFFPPKTEKMEAQLWDTFRTLEPLGPSFVSVTYGAGGSTRERTHATVARIAAESAVPPAAHLTCVEASRAEIDEVAQAYWDAGVRHIVALRGDVPGGAPYRAHPDGYANAIELVAGLKAIAPFDISVAAYPETHPDADCPQSDLDNLKRKLDAGATRAITQFFFSPDSFLRFRDAAAAAGIDAPIIPGILPVSNVSQTRRMADMCGTAIPAWMISLFEGLDDLPAARQLVAATIAAEMCRRLYAGGVRDFHFYTLNRAELSYAICHLLGLRPAAAPATEKAA, encoded by the coding sequence ATGACGTCGAACTTGAACTCGCTGGCGGAGGCGCGCCGCGCCGCGGCGTCGCCGCTGTTCGCCAATCTCGAAGGCGACATCGGCGTCAGCTTCGAATTTTTCCCGCCCAAGACCGAGAAGATGGAAGCGCAGCTGTGGGATACCTTCCGCACGCTCGAGCCGCTCGGCCCGAGCTTCGTGTCGGTCACTTATGGCGCGGGTGGATCGACGCGCGAGCGCACGCATGCGACCGTCGCGCGCATCGCCGCCGAAAGCGCCGTTCCGCCTGCCGCGCACCTGACCTGCGTCGAGGCCTCGCGCGCCGAGATCGACGAGGTCGCGCAGGCCTATTGGGACGCCGGGGTGCGGCATATTGTCGCGCTGCGCGGCGATGTCCCGGGCGGCGCGCCGTACCGCGCGCATCCCGACGGCTATGCCAATGCGATCGAACTCGTCGCGGGGCTGAAGGCGATTGCGCCGTTCGACATTTCGGTCGCCGCCTACCCCGAAACGCATCCCGACGCCGATTGTCCGCAGTCCGATCTCGACAACCTCAAGCGCAAGCTCGATGCGGGCGCGACGCGCGCGATCACGCAATTCTTCTTCTCGCCCGACAGCTTCCTGCGCTTTCGCGACGCGGCGGCGGCGGCTGGCATCGACGCGCCGATCATCCCTGGCATCCTGCCCGTGTCGAACGTGTCGCAGACACGGCGCATGGCCGATATGTGCGGCACCGCGATCCCCGCGTGGATGATCTCGCTGTTCGAGGGGCTCGACGACCTGCCCGCTGCGCGCCAGCTTGTCGCGGCGACGATCGCCGCTGAAATGTGCCGCCGTCTCTATGCGGGCGGGGTGCGCGATTTTCACTTCTACACGCTCAACCGCGCCGAACTGAGCTACGCCATCTGCCACCTCTTGGGCCTGCGCCCGGCGGCGGCGCCCGCGACGGAGAAAGCCGCATGA
- the metH gene encoding methionine synthase, whose product MTTAASSSFVNIGERTNVTGSAAFKKLILADDYTAAVEVARQQVENGAQVIDVNMDEGLLDAEYAMTTFLKLIAAEPDIARIPVMIDSSKWSVIEAGLKCVPGKPIVNSISMKEGEEQFLSHARKCMAYGAAVVVMAFDEVGQADTKERKIEICERAYKLLMTIGFPPEDIIFDPNVFAVATGLEEHDNYAVDFIEAVKEIRVRCPHVHFSGGLSNLSFGFRGNEVVRRAMHSVFLYYAIPAGLDMAIVNAGQLDVYDTIDPELRQAVEDVVLNRKVEGEAESPTERLIALAERYKGSNPAQEKAAEEWRGWEVAKRLEHALVKGIDAYVVDDTEEMRLLMPRPIEVIEGPLMDGMNVVGDLFGSGKMFLPQVVKSARVMKKAVAHLLPFIEASKEPGAKGKGKVVMATVKGDVHDIGKNIVGVVLQCNGFEIVDLGVMVPWSKILEAANENDADMIGLSGLITPSLDEMVTVAEEMQRAGMTMPLLIGGATTSKVHTALRIDPAYQGPVLHVLDASRAVGVATSLVSDTGREAYVQGYKDDYAHVRDVRAGKGQSVLHTLEEARANYYDAYLSDKPAPPLQPGLHRFDDWSLDDLRECIDWTPFFRAWELHGTYPSILEDDVVGETAQALKADADAMLDRLIAEKWLTARGVCAFWPCARDGDSVTIHLAEEERHVTLPFLRQQIKKSRDRANMCLADFIDPAGDWMGGFAVGIHGIEPHSERFRADKDDYSDILLKALADRFAEAFAERLHQHVRTELWGYAPGEQLTNEALIKEEYRGIRPAPGYPACPDHSLKPILFDLLQAGDNAGLVLTESFAMLPTAAVSGFYFGHPESQYFGVARIGSDQLEDYAQRRGVDIETATRWLRPNLD is encoded by the coding sequence ATGACCACCGCCGCCTCTTCCAGCTTCGTCAATATCGGCGAGCGCACCAACGTTACCGGATCGGCGGCGTTCAAGAAGCTGATCCTCGCCGACGATTATACCGCGGCGGTCGAGGTCGCGCGCCAGCAGGTCGAAAATGGCGCGCAGGTCATCGACGTCAACATGGACGAAGGCCTGCTCGACGCCGAATATGCGATGACGACCTTTTTGAAACTCATCGCCGCCGAACCCGACATCGCGCGCATACCAGTGATGATCGACAGCTCGAAATGGAGCGTCATCGAGGCGGGGCTGAAATGCGTGCCCGGAAAGCCGATCGTCAATTCGATCAGCATGAAGGAGGGCGAGGAGCAATTCCTGAGCCATGCGCGCAAATGCATGGCCTATGGCGCCGCGGTCGTCGTGATGGCGTTCGACGAGGTCGGGCAGGCCGACACGAAGGAGCGCAAGATCGAGATTTGCGAACGCGCCTATAAATTGCTGATGACGATTGGCTTTCCGCCCGAGGATATCATCTTCGACCCCAATGTGTTCGCGGTCGCGACCGGGCTGGAAGAGCATGACAATTATGCGGTCGACTTCATCGAGGCGGTGAAGGAAATCCGTGTCCGCTGCCCGCACGTCCATTTCTCGGGCGGCCTCTCGAACCTGTCCTTCGGCTTTCGCGGCAATGAGGTCGTGCGCCGCGCGATGCACAGCGTCTTCCTCTATTATGCGATCCCCGCCGGGCTCGACATGGCGATCGTCAACGCGGGCCAGCTCGACGTTTACGACACGATCGACCCCGAACTGCGCCAGGCGGTCGAGGACGTCGTGCTCAACCGCAAGGTCGAGGGCGAGGCCGAAAGCCCGACCGAACGGCTGATCGCGCTCGCCGAGCGTTACAAGGGTAGCAACCCCGCACAGGAAAAGGCCGCCGAGGAATGGCGCGGCTGGGAAGTCGCGAAGCGGCTCGAACATGCGCTGGTCAAGGGCATCGACGCCTATGTCGTCGACGATACCGAGGAAATGCGCCTGCTGATGCCGCGCCCGATCGAGGTGATCGAAGGGCCGCTGATGGACGGCATGAACGTCGTCGGCGACCTGTTCGGGTCGGGCAAGATGTTCCTGCCGCAGGTGGTGAAATCGGCGCGCGTGATGAAGAAGGCGGTCGCGCACCTGCTGCCCTTCATCGAGGCATCGAAGGAGCCGGGCGCGAAGGGCAAGGGCAAGGTCGTGATGGCGACCGTGAAGGGCGACGTCCACGACATCGGCAAGAATATCGTCGGCGTGGTGCTTCAGTGCAACGGGTTCGAGATCGTCGACCTCGGCGTGATGGTGCCCTGGTCGAAAATCCTCGAGGCGGCGAACGAGAATGACGCCGACATGATCGGCCTTTCGGGCCTGATCACCCCCTCGCTCGACGAGATGGTGACGGTGGCTGAGGAGATGCAGCGCGCGGGGATGACGATGCCGCTGTTGATCGGCGGCGCGACGACGTCGAAGGTCCATACCGCGCTGCGCATCGATCCAGCCTATCAGGGACCGGTGCTCCATGTCCTGGACGCGAGCCGCGCGGTCGGTGTTGCGACCTCGCTGGTCAGCGACACCGGGCGCGAAGCCTATGTGCAGGGCTATAAGGATGATTATGCCCATGTCCGCGACGTGCGCGCGGGCAAGGGACAGAGCGTGCTGCACACCCTCGAAGAGGCGCGCGCCAATTATTACGACGCCTATCTCAGCGACAAGCCGGCGCCGCCGCTGCAACCCGGGCTGCACCGCTTTGACGACTGGTCACTCGACGATTTGCGCGAATGCATCGACTGGACGCCCTTTTTCCGCGCGTGGGAGCTGCACGGCACATACCCGTCGATCCTTGAAGACGATGTGGTCGGCGAGACGGCGCAGGCGCTCAAGGCCGATGCCGACGCGATGCTCGACAGACTGATCGCCGAAAAATGGCTGACTGCACGCGGCGTCTGCGCCTTCTGGCCGTGCGCGCGCGACGGCGACAGCGTCACCATCCACCTCGCCGAGGAGGAGCGTCATGTGACGCTCCCCTTCCTGCGCCAGCAGATCAAGAAGAGCCGCGACCGCGCCAATATGTGCCTCGCCGATTTCATCGATCCGGCGGGCGACTGGATGGGCGGCTTCGCGGTCGGCATCCACGGCATCGAGCCGCATTCGGAGCGTTTCCGCGCCGACAAGGACGATTATTCGGATATCCTGCTGAAGGCGCTCGCCGACCGCTTCGCCGAGGCTTTCGCCGAGCGGCTGCATCAGCATGTGCGTACCGAGCTATGGGGTTATGCGCCCGGCGAGCAGCTGACCAACGAGGCGCTGATCAAGGAAGAATATCGCGGTATCCGTCCGGCGCCCGGCTATCCGGCATGCCCCGACCACAGCCTGAAGCCGATCCTGTTCGATCTGCTTCAGGCGGGCGACAATGCCGGGCTCGTGCTGACCGAAAGCTTTGCGATGCTGCCGACGGCGGCGGTCAGCGGCTTCTATTTCGGGCATCCCGAAAGCCAGTATTTCGGCGTCGCACGGATCGGGAGTGACCAGCTCGAAGACTATGCGCAGCGGCGCGGCGTCGACATCGAAACCGCGACGCGCTGGCTGCGGCCAAATTTGGACTGA
- a CDS encoding homocysteine S-methyltransferase family protein → MTANLTSSAREALQAAAKERILLTDGGWGTQIQLRKLVEADYAGNLGLSHDQKGNNDILALTRPDVVTAIGEAYLAAGSDIVSTNTFSANTISQADYGAEHLVADINHESARLGREAADRYQERDGRRRFIAGAVGPTNKTLSLSPDVNNPGYREIDFDELKNVYLDQVVALAEGGADFILIETIFDTLNAKAGIAATLEAEAKVGRELPLMISMTLTDLSGRNLSGHTVEAFWYAVRHAKPLTIGLNCSFGASQLRPHVRVLSDIADALVMVYPNAGLPNELGEYDEMPDTTAGLVREWAEHGQVNILGGCCGSTPAHIAAMAKAIEGLAPRAIPEVPVRTRLAGLEPFTMAA, encoded by the coding sequence ATGACCGCCAATTTGACGAGCAGCGCACGCGAAGCCCTGCAGGCGGCGGCGAAGGAGCGCATCCTGCTGACCGACGGCGGCTGGGGAACGCAGATCCAGCTCCGCAAGCTGGTCGAGGCCGACTATGCCGGCAACCTCGGGCTGTCGCACGATCAGAAGGGCAACAACGACATCCTCGCGCTGACGCGCCCTGACGTCGTCACCGCGATCGGCGAAGCCTATCTGGCGGCGGGGTCGGACATTGTGTCGACCAACACCTTCAGCGCCAACACCATCAGTCAGGCCGATTATGGCGCCGAGCATCTGGTCGCCGACATCAACCACGAAAGTGCGCGACTGGGGCGCGAAGCGGCCGATCGCTATCAGGAGCGGGATGGCCGCCGCCGCTTCATCGCGGGCGCGGTCGGGCCGACGAACAAGACGCTGTCGCTGTCGCCCGACGTCAACAATCCCGGCTATCGCGAGATCGACTTCGACGAGCTCAAGAATGTCTATCTCGATCAGGTCGTGGCCTTGGCCGAAGGCGGTGCCGACTTCATCCTGATCGAGACGATCTTCGACACGCTCAACGCCAAGGCGGGGATCGCCGCGACGCTCGAGGCCGAAGCGAAGGTCGGGCGCGAACTGCCGCTGATGATCTCGATGACGCTCACCGACCTCAGCGGCCGCAACCTGTCGGGGCACACGGTCGAGGCCTTCTGGTACGCGGTACGCCACGCGAAGCCGCTGACGATCGGGCTCAACTGCTCGTTCGGTGCGTCGCAGCTGCGCCCGCATGTCCGCGTGCTCTCCGACATCGCCGACGCGCTGGTGATGGTCTATCCGAACGCGGGCCTGCCCAACGAGCTGGGCGAATATGACGAGATGCCCGACACGACCGCGGGACTCGTGCGCGAATGGGCCGAGCATGGGCAGGTCAATATCCTCGGCGGCTGCTGCGGTTCGACGCCAGCGCATATTGCGGCGATGGCGAAGGCGATCGAGGGGCTCGCTCCGCGTGCGATTCCCGAAGTACCGGTGCGCACGCGGCTCGCGGGGCTCGAGCCCTTCACTATGGCGGCCTGA
- a CDS encoding GNAT family N-acetyltransferase — MTDNPTWTVREAGADDASALALIGAATFLETFAGILDGDAIVGHCAAQHSEAAYLAYLADGGRAWIAEAQPGGAPIGFALVGKPDLAAALEGDIELKRIYSLSRFHGSGLGAALMKQALEAARGHRRLLLGVYAGNQRALAFYRKQGFADLSTRQFNVGGKLYDDLVLARPLAA, encoded by the coding sequence ATGACCGACAATCCGACATGGACGGTCCGCGAAGCCGGAGCGGATGACGCATCGGCGCTCGCGCTGATCGGCGCCGCGACCTTTCTTGAAACCTTCGCGGGCATCCTCGACGGCGATGCGATCGTCGGCCACTGCGCTGCACAGCATAGTGAAGCGGCCTATCTGGCCTATCTCGCAGACGGGGGTCGGGCATGGATCGCCGAGGCGCAGCCCGGCGGCGCGCCGATCGGGTTCGCGTTGGTCGGCAAGCCCGATCTCGCCGCCGCACTTGAGGGCGATATCGAGTTGAAGCGCATCTATTCGCTGTCGCGGTTCCACGGCTCGGGGCTCGGCGCGGCGTTAATGAAACAGGCGCTGGAGGCCGCGCGCGGCCATCGCCGTCTGCTTCTTGGCGTCTATGCCGGAAACCAGCGCGCGCTCGCTTTCTATCGCAAACAGGGGTTCGCTGACCTCAGCACGCGCCAGTTCAATGTCGGCGGCAAGCTTTACGACGATCTCGTCCTCGCCCGCCCGCTCGCTGCCTAA